In Marinifilum sp. JC120, the sequence GTCTTMCGGCGACATACGGAAATACGCMTCCGGCTCACCGGAGATATTCACGCAGGGGAAATATCTTTCMCCCTCCGGCGTGCTTACCACGAAGCCGCACGACTCCGCTGGCGCACATCGCCGGGCGTGCGCCAGAATCGCTGATTCTGTCTGTGTCATGGGATTTACTGCGAAAGTTTGTTAATGGAAAGGAAGCCGCCAAAGTTGCCGACGTTATTGCGGAACTTACAACCGCTCAGGCATTTGCTGCATTTATCCTTCGTGATATCGGACGTTGGCTGGTCATATTCATCCGCGACAGCCGGACCGCTATAACCGCACTCGTCACCGCGATAGGTCCAGGTGCAGGTGTTGGCCAGCATGATACGTCCCGGAAAAACAGCGCCATCCGTTTCCGTCGGCGTGGACAGTACAAAGGAGGCACTCACCGCGCTCAGTTCGCTGCACTGCTCAATGCGCCAGCGGCTGATCACCTCCTGCTCCGGATCGGCGTAACTGTTTCCGTTGACGAAGTTCACCGCATCCAGAAAACGGGCGTAAACCTTACGCCGGACCACCGTTCCGCCGACCAGACTCTGCATATCTTCCGCCATCCCGGTGACCATACCGTACAGGTTAGAAACCGTCAGCGTGGGGCGCGTACTGGTGCCTTTGCCATTCAGTTCAA encodes:
- a CDS encoding phage minor tail protein L, which codes for ELNGKGTSTRPTLTVSNLYGMVTGMAEDMQSLVGGTVVRRKVYARFLDAVNFVNGNSYADPEQEVISRWRIEQCSELSAVSASFVLSTPTETDGAVFPGRIMLANTCTWTYRGDECGYSGPAVADEYDQPTSDITKDKCSKCLSGCKFRNNVGNFGGFLSINKLSQ